A segment of the Desulfonatronovibrio hydrogenovorans DSM 9292 genome:
GGGCAGGTTGGAATATTTCTTCAACTGACGAAGTGGACCTTGTGCTGCCTGACGGTTCAACTGTTCGGGTCAGAAAAATGCTTTTGAAACGTGGGTCACATTATCAGGTCAGCCTCTATTGGTATCAATGCCGCTCCAGAATTATTGCCTCTGAATACTGGGAAAGATTCTACAGGGTTTTGGATTCCATTCGTTACGGCAGGACCGACGGAGCTTTCATCCGGCTGATAGTTACGGGTTCCGATGAGGAAGGAGAAGCCCTGGACGAATTGAAAAGTTTTGCAGCCCTGGTGATTCCACAGCTTGAAGAGCATTTTCCTGGTCTTTGATCTTTCCTGACAGCTGGTCCCTGATTGTCCTGCAAACAGATAACCTGGATATTTTTCCATGAAAAACTTTGTGTGGCAGAATAGAACCATAATAGCTTACGCGATACCTGTAATTGTCTCTTTTTTTCTTCTTTATTATCAGGTTTTCATCAAACTCGTCCAGGATTGGGAAGTAGATCCGAATTACTCCCATGGATATTTCATTCCCTTTCTGGCTGGATTCATGATCTGGAGTCGAAGAAAGGAACTATTTTCTACCCCTGCAGGTTCGTCTCCTTTTCTGGGAATCTTTTTTGTTTCCATGGGCCTGGCCCAGCTCATGCTGGCCTGGATTGGAAGTGAATACTTTCTTCAAGCTGCATCCATGATCCCTGTGCTCCTGGGCATCAGTCTGTTTTTCTGGGGCAGGGGGGTCACCTGGAAGCTGGCTGTGCCCATTTTATACCTGATCTTCATGATTCCATTGCCGGCAATTATCTGGGATCAGATCGCCTTTCCTCTTTCTCTGATGGCTTCCAAGATTTCTGCTGACTTCATTAACTTTTTGGGTATGCCCATCCTCAGGGAAGGGAATATCCTGTACCTGCCCAATGTGACCCTTCAGGTTGAAGAAGCCTGTTCAGGCCTTCGCTCCCTTACCACCATGTTTGCCCTGAGCGCTTTGGTTGCCTATCTGAGTCCCCTGGGTCGGATTTCCAAGACAGTGATATTTCTGGCAGCTGTACCCATAGCTATTGCCGGTAATATCGTCAGGTTAATAGGAACGGCTATCCTGGCCCGGAAGTATGGCACTGTAGTGGCTGAAGGATTTATTCACGACTTTTCAGGCTGGCTGCTCTTTGTCTTTGGCCTGATTGCCCTGATGCTGCTTCAGGGAATGCTGATTAAATGGGACGGCCGGGATAGAAATGGGACTTCCTGATCGTTCTGAGCTGCAGGGACCAATGCCCGGAAGACCTGATAATTGTAGTGGGCTGTCTTTATTTAAATGGGGTTTAGCGCGAGGATCAGATTAAAAAATGAAGTTTTTTCTGATAACCATAGATGTGGAAGACTGGTTTCAGGTCGAGAACCTGAGACCCTGGTTTCCCATGGAATCCTGGGCTTCTCAGGAAATCAGGGTTGAGTATGCCACCCGAAATATCCTGGATCTGCTGGACCGGGTTTCAGCAGAAAACGGAATAAGGGTTAAGGCGACTTTTTTTACATTAGCCTGGATAGCCCAGCGAATGCCTCATCTGGTCAAAGAGATCAGTTCTGCTGGGCATGAGGTTGCTTCTCATGGCTTCAGCCATCAGTTGTGCCTGGAACAGGCGGAGAGTGAACTGCGCAGAGACCTGGAGGAAAGCAAAAAACTTCTGGAAGACATAATCGGTGATGATGTTTCGGGATATCGCGCCCCAAGTTTTTCCATATCAGAAAAGGTTCTGAATGTGATTAGGCAAGCCGGATATGCATATGACGCCAGCTACAATTCATTTGGTCTCAACGGTCGTTATGGAAAGCTGGATTCAACCAGGTATCCAAACAAGGGTATTGCCCTGGATCTGGGAGATGGTTTTTACGAGCTTCCCTTGACCAATCTCAAGGTTCCGGGCGGCTGTCTCCCCTGTGCTGGTGGCGGATATTTCCGTCTGTTTCCTGAAGCTGTTTTCAGGGCTGGAGTACGTAACATCCTGAAAAAGCAGGATGCGTATCATTTTTATCTTCATCCCTGGGAGACCGACCCGGATCAGCCAAGGCAAAACCAGGCATCAGCCTTGTCCAGGTTCAGGCATTATCATAACCTGAAAAAGACTCTGCCCAGGCTGGAAAATCTGATTTCTTCTTTTCGACACTGCTCTTTTTGCACCTGCAGGGAGTACCTTAAAGCAGTCTCTTCCGATTGTTGAATTCTGAACCACAGCTTTAATATATGCATCTTTTTGCATTATATGAACTGCATTTGTTATTGGTTGCAAAATAATGCAGCTTGTTGTCTTTGCCCTGTTGATTCGTTCAATCATGATTTGTAGCTCCTGATTGATTATTGTTTAGGTTGGTGGTGATTAATGGCAGTGGCTGGCATGCAACTTGTAAAAAGACCTGTAACATTTAATCAATTTGAATTTGTTAAAGATTTACGAACAGCTGTCAGGACAAACTGCCTTGCTTAAATCAAAATTATATTCCCCTGAATACAGGTCTATGTGGGATGAATACGTTGACAATCATTTCCAGGGGAGCCTTTTTCACACCCGGTTGTGGCAGGAAACCGTCAAGGCTGTTTTTGGCCACTCTGAACATTCAATAATGCTTCTGGATAATAAGGATGGAAGGCCTGTAGTAAAAGGATTGATCCCATTATTTCGGATAAGAAGTTTTTTATTCGGGGATTACCTGGTTTCAGTCCCTTTTGCTGAACAGGGTGGTCCCCTTGCTGATCAT
Coding sequences within it:
- a CDS encoding exosortase/archaeosortase family protein translates to MKNFVWQNRTIIAYAIPVIVSFFLLYYQVFIKLVQDWEVDPNYSHGYFIPFLAGFMIWSRRKELFSTPAGSSPFLGIFFVSMGLAQLMLAWIGSEYFLQAASMIPVLLGISLFFWGRGVTWKLAVPILYLIFMIPLPAIIWDQIAFPLSLMASKISADFINFLGMPILREGNILYLPNVTLQVEEACSGLRSLTTMFALSALVAYLSPLGRISKTVIFLAAVPIAIAGNIVRLIGTAILARKYGTVVAEGFIHDFSGWLLFVFGLIALMLLQGMLIKWDGRDRNGTS
- a CDS encoding XrtA system polysaccharide deacetylase, which produces MKFFLITIDVEDWFQVENLRPWFPMESWASQEIRVEYATRNILDLLDRVSAENGIRVKATFFTLAWIAQRMPHLVKEISSAGHEVASHGFSHQLCLEQAESELRRDLEESKKLLEDIIGDDVSGYRAPSFSISEKVLNVIRQAGYAYDASYNSFGLNGRYGKLDSTRYPNKGIALDLGDGFYELPLTNLKVPGGCLPCAGGGYFRLFPEAVFRAGVRNILKKQDAYHFYLHPWETDPDQPRQNQASALSRFRHYHNLKKTLPRLENLISSFRHCSFCTCREYLKAVSSDC